CGCTTATCTCCCACGACAAAGAGCACATCATCGACCTGGCGCGTAAAATCGGTACCGAAGATTTTGCCCGTACGATGCCGGAATACTGCGGTGTGATTTCGAAAAGCCCAACCGTGAAAGCGGTGAAGGCGAAGATCGAAGCGGAAGAGCAGAACTTCGATTTCGAGATCCTCGACAGAGTGGTAGCGGAAGCGACCAACGTCGATATCCGTGAAATCGCGCAGCAGACCGATCAGGACGTCGTTGAAGTCGAAACGGTCACCGGTTTTGGCGCGAACGACGTGATTGTCGATATTCGCTCCAGCGACGAACAGGACGCCAGCCCGCTGAAAGTCGAGGGCGTTGAAATTGTCTCTCTGCCTTTCTATAAGCTGAGCACCAAGTTTGGCGATTTGGAGAAAGACAAAACCTATCTGTTGTGGTGTGAGCGCGGTGTAATGAGCCGTCTGCAGGCGCTTTATCTGCGCGAGCAAGGCTTCACCAATGTGAAGGTGTATCGCCCGTAGTAAAATGCCCGGTGGCGCTGCGCTTACCGGACCTACAAAAATGCATCGTAGGCCGGGTAAGGCGTAGCCGCCACCCGGCTTTTTTATTTCTAAATTATGCACACATGGTAAAGTAACGATCCGTCAGGACGTCGTGAGGGAATCATGCATAAATACCTGGAAATAAAAGAGAAGATAAAAAAGGATATTCTCGACCAGAAATATAAAATCGGGGAAAGCATTCCATCCGAGCGTGACCTCGCAAGCGTCTATAACGTGACGCGGGTGACGGTGCAAAAAGCGATGGCGAATCTGGTTCAGGAAGGGTATATCGAGCGCATTCATGGCAAAGGCATGTTTGTGCTGAAAAACACCGACAGCAATATCTATATCCTCAACAATGAAAAGAGCGACAGCATCCTGGGTTTTTCTCGTGAATTTCAGGGACGCGTGAATGTCACCAGTCGCTTAATCACCTTTACGACTATTCACGCCGATACCGCGCTGGCACAACATCTTGAGATTAAGCCTGGCGACGATGTCTATTTTATCCGCCGCGTTCGCCTCCTCGATGGTCAGCCTGTTCTGGTCGAAGACACTAATATTCCTCTGCAAACTATTGCTGATATTCCCCAGTCCGTTCTTGAAAAGGGGTCCCTGTATGGTTATATCGAAGAGTACACCGGTAAAAAAATCAGCGACGCAGATTCCCTGATTGAAGCGGCGCTTTTCGACCGCGAATTAGCAAAA
Above is a window of Lelliottia jeotgali DNA encoding:
- a CDS encoding regulatory protein GntR, HTH; this encodes MHKYLEIKEKIKKDILDQKYKIGESIPSERDLASVYNVTRVTVQKAMANLVQEGYIERIHGKGMFVLKNTDSNIYILNNEKSDSILGFSREFQGRVNVTSRLITFTTIHADTALAQHLEIKPGDDVYFIRRVRLLDGQPVLVEDTNIPLQTIADIPQSVLEKGSLYGYIEEYTGKKISDADSLIEAALFDRELAKLLDITPGQAMLKITEVTRLSDKKAFNYSISYNRADLFRVKNMRIER